A window of the Henckelia pumila isolate YLH828 chromosome 3, ASM3356847v2, whole genome shotgun sequence genome harbors these coding sequences:
- the LOC140886579 gene encoding uncharacterized protein gives MVVTRAQSEKPKQTDEEKTMEGPKNSDSKKDARAENSFTAGKKDFEGLAEKKKKKLNDITQVTINEECSAVLQNKLPTKSQDPWSFSIPCHIGSLSFDNVLCDLRSSINLMPYSLARKLGIGNIGPASRSLKFADRSIKYPKGIMDNVLVKIEKFIYPVDFVVLDMDEDYEVPMILGRPFLATSRALIDVEKGELVLRMNDEQVVFNMLYSVRDNPIGKTCFAIDVVNICVEEFLQGNDNNDAMLQ, from the exons atggtcGTGACTCGAGCACAATCTGAAAAACCTAAGCAAACGGACGAAGAAAAAACTATGGAGGGGCCGAAAAATTCAGATTCCAAGAAGGATGCGCGTGCTGAAAATTCCTTCAcggcaggtaagaaag ATTTCGAAGGACTtgctgaaaaaaaaaagaagaagttgAATGATATAACGCAAGTCACAATTAATGAGGAATGCTCGGCGGTTCTGCAGAATAAGCTTCCAACCAAATCTCAAGATCCATGGAGTTTTTCCATACCTTGTCATATTGGAAGTTTATCATTTGATAATGTTTTGTGTGATTTAAGATCGAGCATAAATTTGATGCCTTATTCCCTTGCTCGGAAATTAGGAATAGGAAATATTGGACCTGCTTCTAGatctcttaaatttgctgatagATCAATCAAATATCCCAAAGGGATAATGGAtaatgtcctagtcaagatagaaaAGTTTATTTATCCTGTTGATTTTGTCGTTCTTGATATGGATGAGGATTATGAGGTTCCTATGATTTTAGGTCGTCCATTTCTTGCTACTAGTAGGGCCTTAATTGATGTGGAAAAAGGGGAGTTAGTGTTGCGAATGAATGATGAGCAAGTGGTTTTTAATATGCTGTATTCGGTTAGAGATAATCCAATTGGAAAAACTTGCTTCGCGATTGATGTTGTTAATATTTGTGTGGAAGAATTTTTGCAGGGAAATGACAACAATGATGCCATGTTgcagtga
- the LOC140886580 gene encoding vesicle transport v-SNARE 13-like, with protein MSEVFEGYERKYCELSANLSKKCSSAAVLDGEQRKQTILEIKTGLDEADSLIRKMDLEARGLQPNIKAVLLAKLREFKSDLNNLKSEVKRIASTNLNQAARDELLEAGMADTLTASANQRDRLMMSTERLNNSSNRIRDSRRVMLETEELGVSLLQDLHGQRQALLHANDTMYGVDDNISRSKKIMTNISRRMDRNKWVIGSIITVLVIAIAVVLYFKLSK; from the exons ATGAGCGAGGTATTCGAGGGTTACGAGCGCAAATACTGCGAGCTCTCTGCTAATTTATCGAAGAAGTGCTCATCGGCCGCCGTACTTGACGGAG AACAAAGGAAGCAAACGATTTTGGAAATAAAAACAGGATTGGATGAGGCTGATTCTTTG ATCCGGAAGATGGATCTTGAGGCCCGTGGTTTGCAACCAAATATAAAGGCAGTTCTTCTTGCAAAGTTGAGAGAATTTAAATCTGATCTTAACAATTTGAAAAGTGAGGTAAAACGAATTGCTTCAACAAACTTAAATCAAGCTGCTCGAGATGAATTACTGGAGGCAGGGATGGCTGATACATTGACG GCATCAGCAAATCAGAGGGATAGACTAATGATGTCAACTGAAAGATTGAACAATTCCAGCAACAGGATCCGGGACAGCAGAAGGGTCATGCTGGAGACAGAAGAGCTTGGCGTGTCTCTTCTTCAAGATTTACATGGACAGCGTCAGGCTCTCTTACATGCTAATGATACG ATGTATGGCGTGGATGACAATATAAGCAGGAGCAAGAAAATTATGACCAACATATCTAGGAGGATGGACCGAAACAAGTGGGTTATTGGATCTATAATCACGGTGCTAGTTATTGCTATTGCCGTGGttttatatttcaaactttCCAAGTGA